A stretch of Pseudophryne corroboree isolate aPseCor3 chromosome 9, aPseCor3.hap2, whole genome shotgun sequence DNA encodes these proteins:
- the PDE4B gene encoding 3',5'-cyclic-AMP phosphodiesterase 4B isoform X4, which produces MPEANYLLSVSWGYIKFKRMLNRELTHLSEMSRSGNQVSEYISSTFLDKQNDVEIPSPTQKDREKKKRHQLMTQISGVKKLMHSSSLNNTSMSRFGVKTESEDLLSKELEDLNKWGLNIFKVAAYSCNRPLTCIMYAIFQERDLLKTFKISADTLVTYTMTLEDHYHSDVAYHNSLHAADVTQSTHVLLSTPALDAVFTDLEILAAIFAAAIHDVDHPGVSNQFLINTNSELALMYNDESVLENHHLAVGFKLLQEEHCDIFQNLTKKQRQSLRKMVIDMVLATDMSKHMSLLADLKTMVETKKVTSSGVLLLDNYTDRIQVLRNMVHCADLSNPTKSLELYRQWTDRIMEEFFQQGDKERERGMEISPMCDKHTASVEKSQVGFIDYIVHPLWETWADLVQPDAQDILDTLEDNRNWYQSMIPQSPSPLFDEQDKDCPGVSEKFHFELTLEEEDSEGHDKEGDCISYYSSTKTLHIVDPGIGDSPEGDPELLTDDTSPLDT; this is translated from the exons ACAAGCAAAATGATGTGGAGATTCCGTCCCCAACACAGAAAGACAGGGAGAAGAAGAAGAGACACCAGTTAATGACACAGATCAGCGGCGTTAAGAAGCTAATGCACAGTTCAAGCCTGAACAACACTAGCATGTCCCGATTCGGGGTCAAGACTGAAAGTGAAGACCTGCTGTCTAAG GAACTGGAAGACCTTAACAAATGGGGACTGAACATCTTCAAGGTGGCGGCCTACTCTTGTAATAGACCCCTGACCTGCATCATGTACGCTATATTCCAG GAGAGAGATCTGCTGAAGACATTTAAGATATCGGCCGATACCCTGGTCACCTACACAATGACCCTGGAAGACCACTACCATTCCGACGTCGCCTATCATAACAGCCTCCACGCAGCCGACGTTACGCAGTCTACGCATGTCCTGCTGTCTACTCCGGCGCTGGAT GCTGTCTTCACCGACCTGGAAATCCTCGCTGCAATATTCGCGGCCGCCATTCACGATGTAGATCACCCTGGCGTCTCCAACCAGTTTCTCATCAACACAA ATTCCGAACTTGCACTGATGTACAACGACGAATCCGTACTGGAGAATCACCACCTAGCCGTGGGGTTCAAACTGTTACAGGAAGAACACTGCGACATCTTTCAGAATCTCACCAAGAAGCAGCGGCAGTCACTCAGGAAAATGGTTATAGACATG GTGCTAGCTACAGACATGTCCAAGCACATGAGCCTGCTGGCTGACCTGAAAACTATGGTAGAAACCAAGAAAGTGACCAGTTCCGGCGTCCTCCTCCTGGATAACTACACTGACCGCATACAG GTTCTCAGGAATATGGTGCATTGTGCAGATTTAAGCAATCCTACAAAATCTCTGGAACTGTACAGGCAGTGGACAGACAGGATAATGGAAGAGTtcttccagcagggggataaggagcGAGAACGAGGCATGGAGATCAGCCCCATGTGTGACAAACACACCGCTTCAGTGGAAAAATCACAG GTTGGGTTCATTGACTACATTGTTCATCCTTTGTGGGAAACGTGGGCAGATTTGGTCCAGCCCGATGCTCAGGATATTTTGGATACATTGGAGGACAATAGGAACTGGTACCAAAGCATGATACCTCAGAGTCCTTCTCCTCTCTTTGACGAGCAGGACAAGGACTGCCCTGGAGTCTCGGAAAAGTTCCACTTTGAGTTGACCCTTGAAGAAGAAGACTCAGAAGGCCACGACAAAGAGGGGGATTGTATCAGTTATTACAGCAGTACAAAGACACTTCACATTGTCGATCCGGGAATTGGGGACTCGCCAGAGGGTGACCCTGAACTACTGACGGACGATACGTCACCCCTGGACACATAG